A portion of the Edaphobacter lichenicola genome contains these proteins:
- a CDS encoding TIGR00282 family metallophosphoesterase: MNILFVGDVFGSAGRHIVREHLPHVLETNAVDLLVINGENAAGGFGITPSIAEELFDLGAHVITTGNHIWDKREIFEYMTVPADSHVRGRRVLRPANYAVGTPGFGVYQGELPNGQTYAVMNLQCRVFMSSCDDPFRKADDLLSKITAKVILLDLHGEATSEKVALGWYLDGRITALLGTHTHIPTADERVLPNGTAYQTDVGMSGPYDSVIGVEKELVLARFLTGMPGKFEPAKGNPKMCAALISCDGATGRAHHIQRIMLGE; the protein is encoded by the coding sequence GTGAACATCCTTTTTGTCGGAGACGTCTTTGGCTCCGCCGGCCGCCACATCGTCCGTGAACACCTCCCCCACGTCCTCGAAACCAACGCCGTCGACCTCCTCGTCATCAACGGAGAAAACGCCGCCGGCGGCTTCGGCATCACCCCCTCCATCGCGGAAGAGCTCTTCGATCTCGGCGCTCACGTCATCACCACTGGCAATCACATCTGGGACAAGCGCGAGATCTTCGAGTACATGACCGTCCCCGCCGACTCGCACGTCCGCGGCCGCCGCGTCCTCCGCCCCGCCAACTACGCCGTCGGCACCCCCGGCTTCGGCGTCTACCAGGGAGAGCTCCCCAACGGCCAGACCTACGCCGTCATGAACCTCCAGTGCCGCGTCTTCATGTCCTCCTGCGACGACCCCTTCCGCAAAGCCGACGATCTCCTCAGCAAGATCACCGCCAAGGTCATCCTCCTCGACCTCCACGGCGAAGCCACCTCCGAAAAAGTAGCCCTCGGCTGGTACCTCGACGGACGCATCACCGCTCTCCTCGGCACCCACACCCACATCCCCACAGCCGACGAGCGTGTCCTCCCCAACGGCACCGCCTATCAAACCGACGTCGGCATGTCCGGCCCCTACGACTCCGTCATCGGCGTAGAAAAAGAGTTAGTCCTCGCCCGCTTCCTCACTGGCATGCCCGGCAAGTTCGAGCCCGCCAAGGGCAACCCCAAAATGTGCGCCGCCCTCATCTCCTGCGATGGAGCCACCGGCCGCGCCCACCACATCCAGCGCATCATGCTCGGCGAATAA